Proteins from a single region of Pseudomonas sp. BSw22131:
- a CDS encoding PAAR domain-containing protein, with protein sequence MSQGFVLLGDKTTHGGAVITASATQKVNGKPIALIGDLVCCPIPGHGVNAIIEGCAEHIEDGRQLVINGCRSVCGCVLISSITDHVVG encoded by the coding sequence ATGTCCCAAGGATTCGTACTGCTGGGCGATAAAACAACTCACGGCGGAGCCGTCATCACCGCTTCCGCCACACAGAAAGTCAATGGCAAGCCTATCGCACTGATCGGTGATCTGGTCTGTTGCCCTATTCCTGGACACGGGGTGAACGCGATCATTGAGGGCTGCGCAGAGCATATCGAAGATGGCCGGCAACTGGTGATCAATGGCTGCCGGAGTGTGTGTGGCTGCGTATTGATTTCCAGCATTACCGATCACGTGGTGGGCTGA
- a CDS encoding lipase family protein, whose amino-acid sequence MNDRLHRTDTVNPNQDVYCRPQLLQWVEFQLLDEQGEPLANLPYRATNKATCTKRVPEFAGQSDAQGVIRLEGVHPLAVTLLLAADPLAEVLQTRRLRAKRAEPARPLNGDNTPLYAPQRSGFSPIEEQSYASGHAYHYLRIGQVCDSLPTFEPPLADSKQLPPYHFPDKSFSGFTLEHDQLDCRHVLEICPLRAWSLVLHHQPEYSLVNAYNLGLMSNLAYSTNAPGTRGSVVDFFERQCLDLSRTPEMWDGKSQPCLVHDVRFDDRYTMFKELDTREAEPPEGDTQLFYAISASQVLVAWRGTEMGMPDLRTDLTLRPVSTEIQSACQPSVECADLTPQGKVHLGFRESYALARRIYPGDLAEMIPKQADNRRLFICGHSLGGALGLIQAAALKHLNPVLYTYGMPRTFTLKAVNSLSDITHFRHVNDIDTVPSVPPEAELDNHLYNLYGPLGTTLGFTWSLLQLATSPLFKQTDPYCHHGKIATFLFTEQHTWEARGSSYAAYRSKDGLGAPYYNSVTSRLPHAAKLFVVPSLSEAADRQAEQGQKGLTQSLSAESRASFFPPNRNLKKGRVIGFTRHFMANYYAYLFHHLLHSINPERVPMLQLQEDSQKFEKQMNVHYGRIHEQEYKLTCELLKLQKQLSGTLQVTWQSEGGSDALLRFDAMADPDSAFPRTYG is encoded by the coding sequence ATGAACGACAGACTGCACCGCACCGACACGGTTAATCCGAACCAGGATGTTTATTGCCGTCCCCAATTATTGCAATGGGTCGAGTTTCAGTTGCTGGACGAGCAAGGCGAGCCGCTGGCTAACCTGCCATACAGGGCAACCAACAAAGCCACTTGTACAAAGCGTGTGCCTGAGTTCGCAGGCCAGAGCGACGCACAGGGCGTGATCCGGCTCGAAGGGGTTCACCCGCTCGCCGTGACGCTTCTGCTTGCCGCCGATCCGTTGGCCGAAGTGCTGCAAACGCGACGCTTACGGGCGAAGCGGGCTGAGCCGGCCCGGCCGCTTAATGGTGACAACACGCCGCTGTATGCCCCGCAGCGCTCGGGCTTTTCGCCTATTGAAGAGCAGTCATATGCGTCGGGTCATGCTTATCACTACCTGCGCATTGGTCAGGTATGCGACAGCCTGCCGACGTTCGAGCCCCCGCTTGCAGATTCCAAGCAACTGCCGCCGTATCACTTTCCAGATAAGAGTTTTAGTGGCTTCACTCTTGAGCACGACCAACTGGATTGCCGTCATGTGCTGGAAATCTGCCCGCTGCGCGCGTGGTCGCTGGTCTTGCATCATCAGCCCGAATACAGCCTGGTCAATGCTTACAACCTGGGGTTGATGAGTAACCTTGCGTACAGCACCAACGCGCCGGGGACGCGTGGTTCTGTTGTCGACTTTTTTGAGCGGCAATGCCTGGATCTGTCACGCACGCCCGAGATGTGGGACGGCAAGTCGCAGCCTTGTCTGGTGCACGACGTGCGGTTCGACGACCGCTACACAATGTTCAAGGAGTTGGATACCCGTGAAGCTGAACCGCCTGAGGGGGATACCCAGCTGTTTTACGCCATCAGCGCATCACAGGTGCTGGTGGCTTGGCGCGGCACTGAGATGGGGATGCCGGATTTACGGACAGACCTGACATTGCGTCCGGTAAGCACTGAAATACAGTCTGCGTGCCAGCCAAGTGTGGAATGTGCAGATCTGACGCCGCAGGGGAAAGTCCACTTGGGTTTTCGTGAGTCCTATGCGCTGGCGCGGCGGATTTATCCCGGAGATTTGGCGGAGATGATTCCTAAGCAGGCTGACAACAGAAGGCTTTTCATCTGTGGTCATAGCCTCGGCGGCGCTTTGGGCCTGATTCAGGCGGCAGCTCTAAAGCACCTTAATCCTGTGCTGTACACCTACGGCATGCCGCGCACCTTTACCCTCAAGGCCGTGAATAGCCTGAGCGACATAACGCATTTCCGGCACGTCAACGACATCGACACCGTCCCCAGCGTACCGCCCGAGGCGGAGCTGGATAACCATCTCTACAACCTCTACGGTCCATTGGGTACGACGCTTGGGTTTACTTGGTCACTGCTGCAATTGGCGACCAGCCCGCTGTTCAAGCAGACCGATCCCTACTGCCACCACGGAAAAATCGCCACCTTCCTGTTTACCGAGCAACACACCTGGGAGGCGAGGGGGTCTTCTTACGCCGCTTACCGCAGCAAGGATGGCCTCGGCGCGCCTTATTACAACTCCGTCACCTCGCGCTTGCCGCACGCGGCCAAGTTGTTTGTCGTTCCCAGCCTGAGTGAGGCCGCAGATCGGCAGGCCGAGCAGGGCCAGAAGGGTCTTACCCAGTCGCTGAGCGCTGAAAGCCGTGCATCGTTTTTCCCGCCTAATCGAAACCTGAAGAAAGGGCGCGTAATAGGGTTTACCAGGCATTTCATGGCGAACTATTACGCCTATCTTTTCCATCACCTGCTGCACTCCATAAATCCTGAACGTGTACCGATGTTGCAGTTGCAAGAGGACTCGCAGAAGTTTGAAAAACAGATGAACGTCCATTACGGCCGCATCCATGAGCAGGAATACAAGCTCACCTGTGAACTCCTCAAATTGCAAAAACAGTTGAGTGGCACCCTTCAAGTGACTTGGCAGAGCGAAGGCGGTAGCGACGCTTTGCTGCGTTTCGATGCCATGGCTGATCCCGACTCGGCCTTTCCAAGAACTTATGGATAA
- a CDS encoding type VI secretion system Vgr family protein, whose product MLDSLRTFFDHSRHTLTVQALDAGLDVLVFDGLERLSEPFNYRIEFTSGDHDIAARQILGRRAHFSLHAVPQKLPRIQLVQAPAIKPLRTLHGVITGFKRLSDSHDEARYEVVLQPRLALLDRGRQFRIYQDQSVPQIVESILRNRHEFEGQDFLFKLVREYPRREQVMQYGESDLAFISRLLAQVGIWFRITSDDRLSIEVVEFHDDQRHYQFDVALPLRSQSGLGSTGQDAVWQLQTEHQVVEQSVHFRAYDYRDAPAYLQGDVDQTRGADALYGEAYHYAEPYRVLGDAIDRDEDLLSESGFFYARLRHERYLNHQTRLTGASSSATLAPGQVLNISGGAPQAFAPGAVLVELKTRAARDSSFEVSFEAMPYSLDVCFRPPLLEKPQIAGTVPARITSSKANDPYSFIDMEGRYKVSFLFDRDSWKPGAESLWLRLARPYAGDTHGLHLPLIAGTEVAIAFEQGDPDRPYIAHALHDSRHKDHVTKARRDWTRNVLRTPANNKLRMEDLRGQEHIKLSTEYGGKSQLNLGHLVDAQKQKRGDGFELRTDGWGAIRGGKGLFISADEQGKALGSQLDMQAAITQLESALFLARSLANAAKSAGVVPSDTDSQTALNKALNGLAESGLLLHAPAGIGVVSPEAVCVASGTESVGIMAAHNTDISAGHDITATADNAVSVLAAQGDLQLHAAKGRIELHASGNSLLATAKNDIKIQSVDGRVEISAPQELVFSCGGAFIRLKDGDIEIGAPGNIYHKAAVVQKLGATSLDTPVTPLPTGYAARYTVKDKMQAPMPFVRYQVTTQQGDVFEGVTDEDGKTMSVHTLLPGDLKIDFLKDDDEAGPGHWVTVDDDYQGVKNTVVMALNRLTSISEEGRVFGSDGKDYKNTQRVKIQEWKRLPDGIEDRVVQNSAVHDYGTQRRITQVFLEGDDEWAVSGSSWYWRPVTPDDVYETKMESV is encoded by the coding sequence ATGCTCGATTCACTGCGCACGTTCTTCGACCACAGTCGGCACACACTCACCGTTCAGGCTCTCGATGCCGGGCTCGATGTGCTGGTGTTCGACGGCCTCGAACGGCTCAGCGAACCGTTCAACTACCGCATCGAGTTCACCTCCGGCGATCACGATATTGCTGCCAGGCAAATCCTCGGGCGCCGGGCGCATTTCAGCTTGCATGCCGTGCCGCAAAAGCTGCCCCGGATTCAGCTGGTTCAAGCGCCGGCTATCAAACCGTTACGCACGCTGCACGGGGTGATCACCGGCTTCAAACGCCTGTCCGACTCCCACGATGAAGCGCGTTATGAGGTGGTGTTGCAGCCGCGTCTGGCGTTGCTGGACCGAGGCCGGCAGTTTCGGATCTATCAGGATCAATCCGTCCCGCAGATCGTCGAGAGCATCCTGCGCAATCGCCACGAATTCGAGGGTCAGGACTTCCTGTTCAAGCTGGTCCGCGAATACCCCCGGCGCGAACAGGTCATGCAGTACGGCGAGAGCGATCTGGCGTTTATCAGCCGTTTACTGGCCCAGGTCGGCATCTGGTTTCGCATCACCAGCGATGACCGGCTGAGCATCGAAGTTGTTGAGTTTCACGACGATCAGCGTCATTACCAGTTCGATGTGGCTTTGCCGTTGCGCTCGCAATCCGGGCTCGGCAGCACCGGGCAGGACGCGGTCTGGCAGCTGCAAACCGAGCATCAGGTGGTGGAGCAGAGCGTTCATTTTCGCGCTTACGATTACCGAGATGCGCCGGCTTATCTTCAGGGCGACGTCGACCAGACCCGCGGCGCCGATGCCCTTTACGGCGAGGCCTATCACTACGCCGAACCCTACCGCGTACTGGGCGACGCCATTGATCGAGACGAAGATCTGCTCAGCGAAAGCGGCTTTTTTTATGCGCGCTTGCGGCACGAGCGGTACCTCAATCATCAGACTCGACTGACTGGCGCCAGCAGCAGCGCGACGTTGGCGCCGGGGCAGGTGCTGAACATTTCCGGCGGCGCGCCACAGGCCTTCGCGCCCGGCGCGGTCTTGGTCGAACTCAAAACACGAGCAGCCCGCGACAGCAGTTTCGAAGTCAGCTTCGAGGCAATGCCCTACAGCCTCGACGTCTGCTTCCGACCGCCACTGCTGGAAAAACCGCAGATCGCAGGTACCGTTCCCGCACGCATCACCAGCTCCAAAGCCAATGACCCGTACAGCTTCATCGACATGGAAGGGCGCTACAAAGTCAGCTTTTTGTTCGACCGCGACAGCTGGAAACCCGGCGCTGAAAGCCTCTGGCTGCGCCTCGCCCGACCTTACGCCGGCGACACCCACGGCCTGCACCTGCCGCTGATTGCCGGCACTGAAGTAGCGATTGCTTTCGAGCAAGGCGACCCTGACCGGCCCTACATCGCCCACGCCCTGCACGACAGCCGACACAAAGACCACGTCACCAAAGCCAGGCGTGACTGGACCCGCAACGTGCTGCGCACACCCGCCAACAACAAGCTGCGCATGGAGGACTTGCGCGGGCAGGAGCACATCAAACTCAGCACCGAGTACGGCGGCAAGAGCCAGCTGAACCTGGGGCATCTGGTGGATGCACAGAAGCAGAAACGCGGCGACGGATTTGAGCTGCGCACCGATGGCTGGGGTGCGATTCGGGGTGGGAAAGGGCTGTTTATCAGTGCTGATGAGCAGGGTAAGGCGCTGGGTTCGCAACTGGACATGCAAGCGGCCATTACCCAGCTGGAAAGCGCCTTGTTTCTGGCGCGCTCACTCGCCAATGCAGCCAAGAGTGCCGGGGTGGTACCGAGCGACACCGATAGCCAAACGGCCCTGAACAAGGCGCTGAACGGACTCGCAGAATCAGGCCTGTTGCTGCATGCGCCGGCGGGCATCGGCGTTGTCAGCCCGGAAGCGGTGTGTGTGGCCTCCGGCACCGAGAGCGTCGGCATCATGGCGGCGCATAACACTGATATCAGTGCAGGTCACGACATCACCGCCACTGCTGATAACGCGGTCAGCGTGTTGGCCGCACAGGGCGACCTGCAACTCCATGCCGCGAAGGGCAGGATCGAGCTGCATGCCTCAGGCAACAGCCTGCTGGCGACGGCCAAAAACGACATCAAAATCCAGAGCGTGGACGGCCGGGTAGAAATCAGTGCGCCGCAGGAGTTGGTGTTCAGTTGCGGCGGGGCGTTCATCCGCCTCAAAGACGGCGATATCGAAATCGGCGCGCCGGGCAACATTTACCACAAGGCAGCGGTGGTGCAGAAGTTGGGTGCAACCAGTCTCGACACACCGGTCACGCCGCTGCCTACCGGCTATGCAGCCCGTTACACGGTCAAGGACAAGATGCAGGCGCCGATGCCGTTCGTGCGTTATCAGGTCACGACGCAGCAGGGAGACGTGTTCGAGGGCGTGACGGATGAAGACGGCAAAACCATGAGCGTCCACACCCTGCTGCCGGGGGACTTGAAAATTGACTTTTTGAAAGATGATGACGAGGCGGGCCCTGGGCATTGGGTCACTGTTGATGACGACTATCAGGGCGTAAAGAACACCGTGGTCATGGCGCTCAACCGACTGACTTCAATAAGTGAAGAGGGACGGGTATTTGGCTCCGACGGCAAGGATTACAAGAACACCCAACGAGTAAAAATCCAGGAGTGGAAGCGTCTGCCTGATGGCATAGAAGATCGTGTCGTGCAGAACTCGGCAGTACATGACTACGGAACTCAGAGGCGTATCACCCAAGTGTTTTTAGAGGGCGATGACGAGTGGGCCGTGAGCGGCAGTAGCTGGTACTGGCGACCTGTCACTCCCGACGATGTATATGAAACAAAAATGGAGAGCGTATGA
- the tssH gene encoding type VI secretion system ATPase TssH, translated as MAQSSSRLLRRLNPYCAQALSAAASLCQSRGHAQISIEHWLLKLLGQGGGDLPVIARRYEWNVDAIWEGLISHLDALPRSVQSKPQLCGKLQQLIKNGWLRASLDDNNDSLRSVHLLGALLETPDLLACESAWPLLSLSEVQLQNLLPLLDVQSEERPQAVQETFGSEAGEAAEDCASPASIGANPALEKFTQDITAKARSGQIDPVFGRDDEIRQVIDILSRRRKNNPILVGEPGVGKTALVEGLALRIVEGNVPDSLKPVSVRTLDMGLLQAGAGVKGEFEQRLKSVIDAVQQADHPVLLFIDEAHTLIGAGNQAGGADAANLLKPALARGELRTIAATTWSEYKQYFERDAALERRFQMVKIDEPDDVSASLMLRGLKARYASHHGVHIRDEAIQAAVSLSRRYLTGRQLPDKAVDLLDTASARVRMGLDCEPQALVRLKAEEVALKLEREALDEDARLGGSDSDERLALIAARRESLRQQREVLETRFQHERKLTQRLLIARQAESPHTDTCAQLQRQLIDAQGSQPLLSLDVDARSVAEVIADWTGVPLGSLLKDEHANLLALEQQLGGRVVGQDHALSALAQRLRAAKTGLTEEKAPLGVFLLVGTSGVGKTETALALADSLFGGEKSLITLNLSEYQEAHTVSQLKGSPPGYVGYGQGGVLTEAVRQRPYSVVLLDEVEKAHRDVLNLFYQVFDRGCMRDGEGREIDFCNTVILMTSNLGSDQLQAFLQQQPDAPESALHELLRPILREHFQPALLARFQTLIYRPLQADALKAIVAHKLAHVGKRLQRHYGLDCQADERLHEALVAACLLPDTGARNIDSLLNQQILPVLSQQLLQRQAAHLKTCGVLLGFSDEDGITLQFKDTETNTHSAREA; from the coding sequence ATGGCCCAGAGTTCCTCGCGTTTGCTTCGCCGACTCAATCCCTATTGCGCCCAGGCATTGAGTGCTGCCGCCTCGCTGTGTCAAAGCCGTGGTCATGCGCAGATCAGCATCGAACACTGGCTGCTCAAGCTGCTGGGACAAGGCGGGGGCGACCTGCCCGTGATTGCACGCCGTTACGAGTGGAACGTTGATGCCATCTGGGAGGGACTGATCAGCCATCTCGATGCGCTTCCGCGCAGCGTGCAGAGCAAGCCGCAGCTGTGCGGCAAGTTGCAGCAACTGATCAAGAACGGCTGGTTGCGCGCCTCGCTGGATGACAACAACGACAGCCTGCGTTCGGTTCACTTGCTTGGTGCTTTGCTGGAAACCCCCGATCTGCTGGCCTGCGAGTCAGCCTGGCCGCTGCTCAGTCTGAGTGAGGTCCAACTTCAAAATCTGTTGCCTTTGCTTGATGTTCAGTCGGAAGAGCGGCCTCAGGCGGTACAGGAAACGTTCGGAAGTGAGGCCGGGGAGGCGGCGGAAGATTGCGCCAGTCCCGCGTCTATAGGCGCCAATCCTGCGCTGGAAAAATTCACCCAGGACATCACCGCCAAGGCGCGTAGCGGTCAGATCGATCCGGTTTTCGGGCGCGATGACGAGATTCGTCAGGTCATCGACATCCTCAGCCGCCGACGCAAGAACAATCCGATTCTGGTTGGCGAGCCGGGTGTCGGCAAGACAGCGCTGGTCGAAGGCCTGGCGCTGCGGATTGTCGAGGGCAACGTTCCGGACAGCCTCAAGCCCGTCAGCGTTCGGACCCTCGACATGGGTTTGTTGCAGGCGGGCGCCGGGGTGAAAGGCGAGTTCGAGCAGCGCCTGAAAAGCGTGATCGATGCGGTGCAGCAGGCCGATCACCCGGTGCTGCTGTTTATCGACGAGGCTCATACATTGATTGGTGCGGGTAATCAGGCGGGCGGCGCGGATGCCGCCAACTTGCTCAAACCCGCGCTGGCCCGTGGCGAGTTACGCACCATCGCCGCCACCACCTGGAGTGAGTACAAGCAATATTTCGAACGCGATGCCGCGCTGGAGCGGCGCTTCCAGATGGTCAAGATCGACGAGCCGGATGACGTCAGCGCAAGCCTTATGCTGCGCGGACTCAAGGCGCGATACGCCAGCCATCACGGCGTGCATATACGAGATGAGGCGATTCAGGCGGCGGTCAGTCTTTCGCGCCGTTATCTGACAGGGCGTCAACTGCCGGACAAGGCCGTTGACCTGCTCGACACAGCCAGCGCGCGGGTGCGCATGGGGCTCGATTGCGAGCCGCAGGCGTTGGTGCGCCTCAAGGCCGAGGAGGTCGCCCTGAAACTGGAGCGCGAGGCGCTCGACGAAGACGCGCGTCTGGGTGGCAGTGATTCAGATGAGCGTCTGGCACTGATCGCTGCGCGACGCGAGAGCCTGCGGCAGCAACGGGAGGTTTTGGAAACGCGTTTTCAGCACGAACGTAAACTCACGCAACGATTACTCATTGCGCGTCAGGCCGAATCGCCGCACACCGACACGTGTGCGCAACTGCAACGGCAATTAATTGATGCGCAGGGCAGTCAACCTCTGCTTTCTCTGGATGTGGATGCCCGTAGCGTCGCCGAAGTTATCGCCGACTGGACCGGCGTTCCGCTGGGCAGCCTGCTCAAGGATGAACACGCGAACTTGCTGGCGCTTGAGCAGCAACTGGGCGGACGGGTTGTCGGACAGGATCACGCGCTGAGCGCATTGGCCCAGCGTCTGCGGGCAGCCAAAACCGGGCTCACCGAAGAGAAGGCCCCGCTCGGTGTGTTTCTCTTGGTGGGCACCAGTGGCGTGGGCAAGACCGAAACTGCCCTTGCGTTGGCTGACAGCCTGTTCGGCGGCGAGAAATCCCTGATCACGCTCAACCTTTCCGAGTACCAGGAAGCGCACACCGTCAGCCAGCTCAAAGGCTCGCCCCCCGGTTACGTGGGTTATGGCCAGGGCGGCGTGCTGACCGAAGCGGTCCGGCAACGGCCTTACAGCGTGGTGCTGCTGGACGAGGTGGAAAAAGCTCATCGCGATGTTCTCAACCTGTTTTACCAAGTCTTTGATCGTGGCTGCATGCGCGACGGCGAAGGTCGTGAAATCGACTTCTGCAATACGGTCATTCTCATGACCTCCAACTTGGGGAGTGATCAGCTGCAAGCCTTCTTGCAGCAGCAACCCGATGCGCCGGAGAGTGCTTTGCATGAGCTGTTGCGGCCGATCCTGCGCGAGCATTTCCAGCCAGCGTTGTTGGCGCGCTTTCAGACACTGATCTATCGCCCGCTTCAGGCCGATGCGCTGAAAGCCATCGTCGCGCACAAGCTTGCACACGTCGGCAAACGGCTGCAGCGTCATTACGGCCTGGATTGCCAGGCTGATGAGCGACTGCACGAGGCGTTGGTCGCCGCCTGCCTGCTGCCGGACACCGGCGCACGCAATATCGACAGCCTGCTCAACCAGCAGATTTTGCCCGTCCTTAGCCAACAGTTGCTGCAACGCCAGGCGGCCCACCTGAAAACCTGCGGCGTGTTACTTGGCTTCAGCGACGAAGACGGCATCACCTTGCAGTTCAAAGACACTGAAACAAACACCCACAGCGCCAGGGAGGCCTGA
- a CDS encoding Hcp family type VI secretion system effector: MAIPVYLWLKDDGGAEIKGSVNVQEREGSIEVVAQDHSLYIPTDNNTGKLTGARIHTPFQFTKEIDASSPYLYKAVSSGQTLKSAEFKWYRIDDAGQEVEYFNTLLENVKVVKVAPKMHDIKDPAKEKHNHLELIELRYEKITWTYKDGNIIHSDSWNERQSA; the protein is encoded by the coding sequence ATGGCAATTCCCGTTTACCTGTGGCTGAAAGACGATGGCGGCGCAGAAATCAAAGGCTCCGTGAACGTTCAAGAGCGCGAAGGCAGCATCGAGGTCGTCGCTCAGGATCACAGCCTCTACATCCCGACCGACAACAACACCGGCAAGTTGACCGGCGCGCGCATTCACACGCCGTTCCAGTTCACCAAAGAGATCGATGCCAGCAGCCCTTACCTCTACAAGGCGGTCAGCAGCGGCCAGACCCTCAAAAGTGCTGAGTTCAAGTGGTACCGCATCGACGACGCAGGCCAGGAAGTCGAGTACTTCAACACCCTGCTGGAGAACGTCAAGGTGGTGAAAGTCGCGCCGAAAATGCACGACATCAAAGACCCGGCCAAGGAAAAGCACAACCACCTTGAGTTGATTGAACTGCGTTACGAAAAGATCACCTGGACCTACAAGGACGGCAACATCATCCACTCGGATTCATGGAACGAGCGTCAGAGCGCTTGA
- a CDS encoding OmpA family protein — protein MTLKLRRALLLWAGALTLALLIVIPLSGGTRAMAALAVLCLVGLAWLRADRRAAHSAAAYGLGDIGQLPPPGYRHPVVLVCGDGLHALFGAVIAEQWRVRTTSQGCYVRVPGLEQLPAVVAALENLRPDWHGQISVMFIVNPGAHTDNAALAGRVRAFCYQVALLRKRGIALPLLLVSYVQASQGDGPWFDWEGDQSGLGVRENGTHLSLADWQRQPACHQDQAMRVRTSVQLNSVASWLTERVLPYIVPSDCPPLACAISFVPTLPENVPDNVWRRWLSDRTALVEQGEVAPGDSARVPFPDPLLALLPTHFRNEPMIRAGVVALWISAVAGVIALTSAAWENKLLVRQVTDDLRRYAAIPQPDNRNEPDFDLREDAVTALRRDAIRLDNYYRQGEPLALGLGLYRGEHLRVPLLDTISRHRLPPELLSRAATDNPVRLDSLSLFAVGSARLKPDSTKVLIDALVDIKAQSGWLIVITGHTDATGNPEQNVLLSRARAAAVRDWMQGMGNIPGSCFAVQGLGANQPIASNDTENGRTANRRVDIRLVPEVGACAPLTAGPDRQPVAFRDIQ, from the coding sequence ATGACACTTAAACTCCGACGCGCACTTTTGCTGTGGGCAGGGGCGCTGACGCTTGCGCTTCTGATCGTCATCCCTCTCTCGGGCGGAACCCGTGCGATGGCGGCCCTGGCGGTCCTCTGTCTGGTGGGACTGGCGTGGTTGCGTGCTGATCGCAGGGCTGCGCATAGCGCTGCCGCGTACGGTCTGGGCGATATCGGTCAGTTGCCACCGCCGGGCTATCGTCATCCCGTTGTGCTGGTGTGTGGTGACGGCCTGCACGCGTTGTTCGGTGCGGTCATCGCCGAGCAGTGGAGGGTTCGCACGACTTCACAGGGTTGCTATGTCCGCGTGCCTGGCCTGGAGCAGTTGCCCGCCGTCGTTGCTGCGCTGGAAAACCTGCGTCCCGATTGGCACGGCCAGATCAGCGTCATGTTCATCGTAAACCCTGGAGCGCACACCGATAACGCCGCGCTTGCCGGGCGAGTGCGCGCCTTTTGTTATCAGGTGGCGTTACTGCGCAAACGTGGCATCGCGTTGCCACTCCTGCTTGTGAGTTACGTTCAGGCGTCTCAGGGTGACGGCCCCTGGTTTGACTGGGAGGGTGACCAGTCCGGTCTCGGTGTCCGCGAGAACGGTACCCATCTCAGCCTTGCCGATTGGCAGCGGCAGCCTGCGTGCCATCAAGACCAGGCGATGCGCGTGCGGACCAGCGTTCAATTGAACAGCGTGGCATCCTGGCTCACCGAGCGCGTGCTTCCCTATATTGTCCCCAGCGATTGCCCGCCACTTGCTTGCGCAATCAGCTTTGTCCCGACGCTGCCTGAAAACGTGCCAGATAATGTGTGGCGCCGATGGCTGAGCGACCGTACCGCCTTGGTCGAGCAGGGTGAGGTTGCGCCCGGCGACAGCGCACGCGTGCCGTTTCCTGATCCGCTGCTGGCGCTGCTGCCTACGCACTTTCGCAATGAGCCGATGATTCGTGCGGGGGTGGTTGCCCTCTGGATTTCAGCGGTCGCGGGAGTCATTGCGCTCACCAGCGCCGCCTGGGAGAACAAGCTCCTTGTGCGCCAGGTCACCGATGACCTGCGGCGTTACGCGGCCATTCCCCAGCCTGATAACCGCAACGAGCCTGATTTTGATCTGCGTGAAGACGCGGTCACTGCTCTGCGTCGGGATGCCATCAGGCTGGACAACTACTACCGGCAAGGTGAGCCGCTGGCGCTTGGGTTGGGCCTGTATCGCGGGGAGCATCTGCGTGTTCCGCTGCTGGACACGATTTCCCGGCATCGTTTGCCGCCGGAGCTGCTATCACGGGCGGCGACTGACAATCCCGTGCGCCTCGACAGCCTGTCGCTGTTCGCTGTCGGCAGCGCCAGGCTCAAACCTGACTCGACCAAAGTGCTGATTGATGCCCTGGTGGATATCAAGGCCCAGTCCGGCTGGCTGATTGTAATCACTGGCCATACCGACGCCACTGGCAACCCCGAACAGAACGTCTTGTTGTCCCGCGCCCGGGCAGCGGCGGTACGTGACTGGATGCAAGGCATGGGAAACATCCCCGGCAGCTGTTTCGCAGTACAGGGCCTGGGCGCGAATCAACCAATCGCCAGCAATGACACCGAAAACGGGCGCACGGCCAACCGTCGCGTCGATATCCGTCTGGTCCCGGAGGTCGGGGCGTGCGCGCCGCTGACTGCGGGGCCGGACCGACAACCCGTCGCATTCCGCGACATTCAATGA
- the tssL gene encoding type VI secretion system protein TssL, short form: MSRPPSNKHIAVATDIDVLMQDTYLLVVELQYGATVSDSAQTYALCARQVEHVRHQLKSAGLSQRNIDYISHAQCALLDETVLGCAKEDGHARWAAEPLQARFFNRHQAGDFVYEEMREVLSEPAPDLRVLTVFQRVLMLGFKGRYPDANAPERLQLIAALNAQVEPLAVSAGVSTQIESGRGWNAQHWLHSPMTHVLAAILLLTTVWWALDRLLGGLVATLMRGVA; the protein is encoded by the coding sequence ATGAGCCGGCCGCCATCGAACAAGCACATCGCAGTCGCGACGGATATCGACGTGCTGATGCAGGACACCTATCTGTTGGTGGTCGAGTTGCAGTACGGCGCGACGGTCTCTGACAGTGCCCAGACCTATGCGCTTTGTGCAAGACAGGTCGAGCATGTTCGTCATCAACTGAAAAGTGCCGGGCTGAGCCAGCGCAACATCGACTACATCAGCCACGCCCAGTGCGCCTTGCTGGACGAAACCGTGCTGGGTTGCGCAAAAGAGGATGGCCATGCCCGATGGGCGGCCGAGCCCTTGCAGGCCAGGTTCTTCAACCGACATCAAGCCGGTGATTTCGTCTACGAAGAAATGCGCGAAGTCTTGAGTGAACCTGCGCCAGACCTGCGGGTACTGACAGTCTTCCAGCGGGTGCTGATGCTCGGATTCAAGGGCCGCTATCCGGATGCGAACGCGCCTGAGCGCTTACAGTTGATCGCAGCATTGAATGCCCAGGTGGAACCGCTGGCGGTCAGTGCCGGTGTCTCGACCCAGATCGAGTCTGGCCGGGGCTGGAACGCGCAGCACTGGTTGCATTCGCCCATGACCCATGTGTTGGCGGCCATTCTTCTACTGACGACGGTCTGGTGGGCGCTGGATCGATTATTGGGCGGACTTGTCGCCACGCTGATGCGGGGTGTGGCGTGA